One genomic window of Lepeophtheirus salmonis chromosome 5, UVic_Lsal_1.4, whole genome shotgun sequence includes the following:
- the LOC121118969 gene encoding IQ motif and SEC7 domain-containing protein 1 — protein sequence MASPESNTSISNYAHPQQIYDIYVPPAQKKSVRIQDTHNYLPPPKQHINTLRPHVDDTIRKRQYRVGLNLFNQNPERGMEYLIRKNYVEYSPAAVAKFLIGRKGISKKMIGEYLTSLQRPFNMAVLHCFVHEIDFSGLHIDIALRILQQEVMLPGESQKIEKMVEVFSKRYIQCNQMFVASFKSTDTIFVLSYAMILLNTDLHSRAVRSSRRMKKEDFVRNLRGIDGGNDVDEDMLRGIFDRIRTNEFRAGADHQTQVSKVEENIRGDYDKAVGGRLAEPHRRLVCFCRLTEVPDMNTPKKNFVKKDALHQRGVFLFNDLLVVTKSLAKKKSLHQYRYCVSLRDLRVNTFSTSLYVHGIQIQDRFSGKVISTFDGKSESDQKRFVHDLQESVSETIEMDRARLYFDDTEEEEML from the exons ATGGCTAGTCCAGAATCCAATACATCTATTTCAAACTACGCTCATCCTCAACAAATCTACGATATCTACGTACCTCcagcacaaaaaaaatcagttcgtATCCAGGATACTCACAATTATCTTCCTCCTCCAAAACAACACATCAATACACTCAGACCACATGTGGATGATACCATCCGGAAAAGACAATATCGAGTGGGGTTGAAcctatttaatcaaaatcctGAAAGAGGCATGGAGTATCTCATAAGGAAAAACTATGTAGAATACTCTCCTGCAGCAGTAGCCAAATTCTTAATTGGTCGCAAAGGCATTAGTAAGAAAATGATTGGTGAATACCTCACAAGCCTACAAAGACCATTTAACATGGCCGTTCTACATTGCTTCGTTCATGAAATTGATTTCTCTGGTCTCCACATTGATATTGCCCTAAGAATC cTGCAACAAGAAGTCATGCTTCCTGGGGAATCACAGAAGATTGAAAAAATGGTTGAAGTCTTCTCCAAGAGGTACATTCAATGTAATCAAATGTTTGTTGCTAGTTTCAAATCCACTGACACCATATTCGTTCTGAGTTATGCTATGATTCTTCTTAATACGGACTTACATTCTCGAGCGGTTCGGTCTTCCAGACGGATGAAGAAAGAAGACTTTGTCCGGAACCTAAGAGGAATAGATGGGGGTAACGATGTTGACGAGGACATGCTCCGTGGTATTTTTGATCGCATTCGTACCAATGAATTTCGTGCTGGCGCTGACCATCAAACTCAGGTCTCTAAAGTCGAAGAAAATATTCGCGGAGACTATGATAAAGCCGTGGGTGGACGATTAGCTGAGCCACATCGTCGCCTAGTCTGTTTTTGTCGACTGACGGAGGTACCTGACATGAATACAcccaaaaaaaactttgtaaagaAAGATGCCCTACATCAGAGAGGTGTTTTTCTCTTCAATGATCTTCTTGTCGTAACTAAAAGCCTAGCTAAGAAGAAGTCACTCCATCAATATCGCTACTGTGTATCCCTTAGAGACTTGCGAGTAAATACCTTTTCTACGAGTTTATATGTGCATGGCATTCAAATACAGGATCGATTTTCTGGGAAAGTAATTTCCACTTTTGATGGCAAAAGTGAATCTGatcaaaaaagatttgttcATGACTTACAGGAATCTGTGTCTGAAACAATTGAGATGGACAGAGCTAGACTGTATTTTGATGATAccgaagaagaagaaatgttataa